A window of Variovorax paradoxus genomic DNA:
ACCGTGCCGTTGCGCAGTGCGAGCGCGGTCGGGTGCTGCGGCGCCGCCGCCACCAGCGAGGTGGGCGACGGCGCGTTCTGCGCGCCGCCCTCCGCGCCGAGCGACTGCAGATAGCTGGCCACCGCCTGCAAGTCTTGCGTCGACAGGTGCTGCGTGCTGTTCTGCACCACGTCGACCATGGCGCCGAACGCGGCCGTGTGGCCGGTGCGCCCCGTCTGCAGGTACTGCACGATGTCCTGCGCCGGCCACTGCGCCATGGTCGGCCGGCCGGTGTGGCGCAGCGGCTGCGCGTACCAGCCGTCGATGACCGCGCCAGACAGGAACACGTCACCCTTGCCGTCGCTGGCCGCCTTGACGCCGCCGAGCATGCTGCGCGGCGTATGGCAGTCGCCGCAATGGCCCAGGCCCTGCACCAGGTACGCGCCGCGGTTCCACTCGGCGCTGCGGGCCGTGTCGGGCTGGTAGACGCCCTTGTCGAGGTAGATCCAGTTCCAGCCGATCATCAGCCCGCGCATGCTGAAGGGCCACGGCAGGTCTGTGGCCGGCGGCTTCTGCGCCACGGGCTGCACGCCGTTGCGGAAGAAGGTGAAGAGCGCATGCATGTCCTCGTCGTTCACGCGAGCGAACGACGGGTACGGCATGGCCGGGTACAGGTGATGGCCGTCCTTGGCGACGCCTTCGCGCAGCGCGCGGGCGAACTCGGCCTCGGTGTAGGCGCCGATGCCGGCCTCGGGGTCGGGCGTGATGTTGGTCGAGACGATGGTGCCGAACGGCGTCTTCATCGGCAGGCCGCCGCCGAAGGCCGGCTTGCCGGGGGCAGTGTGGCAACTTACGCAGTCGCCGGCGCGGGCCAGGTAGCGGCCGCGCTCGAGCACGGGGTCGGATGATGCGGCAGGTGCAGCGGTGGTCACCGGAGCAGCGGCGGGCGCGGCCGGCGGTGCCTCCGCCTTCTGCGCCACGGCCCAGGCCCCGGCGCACAGCAAGGCGGCGGCCACCGCAACGCCGCCATACATGCGACGCGCGTTCATGCCAGTGCTCCCGGGTTCTTCAGGTACTGCTCGCGAATCGCCTTGGCCGACCAGTAGGCCAGCGCGCCCACCATGCCGGTCGGGTTGTAGCCGAAGTTCTGCGGGAAGGCGCTGGCGCCCATCACGAAGACATTGGGCACGTCCCACACCTGCAGGAAGCGGTTCACGGCGCTGGTCGCGGGGTCGGTGCCCATCGGCGCGCCGCCGGTGTTGTGGGTCGACTGGTAGTAGCGCACGTCGTAGTGCGCGCCTGCCTTCTGGAAGTTCATCTTCATCTGCTTCGGCCCCATGGCTCTGGCGATCTGCTCGACCTTGGTGCCGATGAACTGCGTCATCGCCAGGTCGTTGGCCTTCCAGTCGAAGGTCATGCGCAGCAGCGGCTGGCCGTGCACGTCCTTGTAGGTCGGGTCCAGGTCGAGGTAGTTGTCGCGGTAGGCCATCACCGAGCCCTGGCTGCCCACGCCGGCCTGGTAGAGGTAGTTTTCCCGCGCGGCCTTCTTCCAGCCCGCGCCCCAGCTCGGCGTGCCGGGCGGCAGGCTCAGCTGCTGGATAGGCCGGCCGCCGGTGTTGATGCAGTTGATGCTCGCGCCGCCCACGAAGCCGAGCGGGCCGTGGTCGAAGTTGTCGCCGTCGAAGTCATCGATCACGCTGCCGCTGGCACCCGCGCCGACGAAGGGGTTCATCGGCTGGTCCTTGTCGAAGAACAGGCTGGCGCCGCCATTGAGCTGGTAGGCGTAGTTGCGCCCCACCACGCCCTCGCCGGTGGCCGGGTCGTACTTCTTGCCGATGTTCGACAGCAGCAGCAGCCGCACGTTGTGGAACTGGTAGGCGCACAGCACCACCAGGTCGGCCGGCTGCTCGACCTCGTTGCCCTGGGCGTCGACATAGGTCACGCCGGTGGCGCGCTTGCCGTCGGGCGACATGTTCACGCGCAGCACATGCGAGCGGGTGCGCAGCTCAAAGTTGGGCCGCTTCATCAGCACCGGCAGCAGCGTGGTCTGCGGCGACGCCTTCGAATACATGTAGCAGCCGTAGCGCTCGCAGAAGCCGCAGAAGTTGCAGGGACCGAGCTGCGCGCCATGCGGGTTGGTGTAGGCGCGCGAGGCGTTGGCGGCCGCCTGCGGAAACGGGTGGTAGCCGAGCTCGCGCGCGGCCTTCTCGAACAGCTTCGCGCTGTTGACCGAAGCCAGCGGCGGCAGCGGGAATTCGTTGGCGCGTGCGCCTTCGAAAGGATTGCCGCCGGGCTGGATCTTGCCGCCGATGTTGCCGGCCTTGCCGGAGGTTCCGCAGATCTTCTCGAACTGGTCGAAGTGCGGCTCCAGCTCTTCGTAGCTCACGCCGAAGTCCTGGATCGTCATGCCTTCGGGAATGAATTTCTTGCCGTAGCGCTCTTCGTAGTTGCTGCGGATGCGCAGGTCGCTGGGCAGCGGCCGCCAGTGGTGACCGTTCCAGTGCACGCCCGCGCCGCCCACGCCGTCGCCGGGCAGGAAGGACGCGAGCTGGCGGTACGGCACCGCCACCTCGGCCGGCGTGTGGCGGATGGTCACGGTCTCGCGCGAAAGGTTCTGGAACAGCTTGCCGCGGATGCCGTAGCTCAGCTCGTCGGTGATGCGCGGGTAGGCGAAGTCGGGCTGCGTGTCGCGGTTCTCGCCGCGCTCCAGCGCCAGCACTTTCAGGCCGGCGGCGGTGAGTTCCATGCCCATGATCGCGCCGGTCCAGCCGAAGCCGACCAGCACGGCGTCGACACTCGGCTTCTTGATGTTTGCCATGGTGTTGCCGCTCCCCTTCAACCCTGCGGGCCGGCGATGCTCACCGGCGGCAGGTTGTACTTGACGCCGGGCCGGTCGACCCAGTCGGCGTAGTCGGCGCGCGCGCCGGGGAAGCCGATCATCTTCCAGGCCGCGGCGTTCTTGTTGCCGCCGTGGATCGGGTCGCTGAAGTAGCCCTCCTTCGTGTTCTGCAGCAAAAAGCCGAAGAAATCGGTCGCGCCCACGCCGTCGAGCGTGATGGTGCCGCCCTCCAGGCCCTTGAGCACCTCGTCCTGCCGCGCGGGCTCGAGTTGCGCGAAGGTCTTGCCGGAAAACTGCTTGCGGCTGTAGTCATCGGTGGCCGCGATGCCCGCGCGGTACACCTCGCGCGGCGGCATCTTCTTCTGGTAGCCGAAGAGCGGCGACACCTCGACGAACGGCCCCTGCATGTACCAGGTGGCGGCATGGCCGAAGGCGCCTTCCATCTGCCGGTCGATGAACTCC
This region includes:
- a CDS encoding c-type cytochrome encodes the protein MNARRMYGGVAVAAALLCAGAWAVAQKAEAPPAAPAAAPVTTAAPAASSDPVLERGRYLARAGDCVSCHTAPGKPAFGGGLPMKTPFGTIVSTNITPDPEAGIGAYTEAEFARALREGVAKDGHHLYPAMPYPSFARVNDEDMHALFTFFRNGVQPVAQKPPATDLPWPFSMRGLMIGWNWIYLDKGVYQPDTARSAEWNRGAYLVQGLGHCGDCHTPRSMLGGVKAASDGKGDVFLSGAVIDGWYAQPLRHTGRPTMAQWPAQDIVQYLQTGRTGHTAAFGAMVDVVQNSTQHLSTQDLQAVASYLQSLGAEGGAQNAPSPTSLVAAAPQHPTALALRNGTVEGNSGAMVYLNNCNACHRSDGTGADKTFPALAGNSVVNAKDPTSLIRLVLAGSAMPSTTQAPSPIAMPDFGWRLSDADVASVLSFARSSWGNQGEAVTAAQVAKVRDSIKPVATANAQQQK
- a CDS encoding GMC family oxidoreductase; protein product: MANIKKPSVDAVLVGFGWTGAIMGMELTAAGLKVLALERGENRDTQPDFAYPRITDELSYGIRGKLFQNLSRETVTIRHTPAEVAVPYRQLASFLPGDGVGGAGVHWNGHHWRPLPSDLRIRSNYEERYGKKFIPEGMTIQDFGVSYEELEPHFDQFEKICGTSGKAGNIGGKIQPGGNPFEGARANEFPLPPLASVNSAKLFEKAARELGYHPFPQAAANASRAYTNPHGAQLGPCNFCGFCERYGCYMYSKASPQTTLLPVLMKRPNFELRTRSHVLRVNMSPDGKRATGVTYVDAQGNEVEQPADLVVLCAYQFHNVRLLLLSNIGKKYDPATGEGVVGRNYAYQLNGGASLFFDKDQPMNPFVGAGASGSVIDDFDGDNFDHGPLGFVGGASINCINTGGRPIQQLSLPPGTPSWGAGWKKAARENYLYQAGVGSQGSVMAYRDNYLDLDPTYKDVHGQPLLRMTFDWKANDLAMTQFIGTKVEQIARAMGPKQMKMNFQKAGAHYDVRYYQSTHNTGGAPMGTDPATSAVNRFLQVWDVPNVFVMGASAFPQNFGYNPTGMVGALAYWSAKAIREQYLKNPGALA
- a CDS encoding gluconate 2-dehydrogenase subunit 3 family protein, producing the protein MKDESYPDRRGFLRRSIAIVPAATAFGAGGLTGAALAQPATPAPATTPAAAAPPATPYTPVYFNAAEWAFVQAAVARLIPSDDAGPGAIEAGVPEFIDRQMEGAFGHAATWYMQGPFVEVSPLFGYQKKMPPREVYRAGIAATDDYSRKQFSGKTFAQLEPARQDEVLKGLEGGTITLDGVGATDFFGFLLQNTKEGYFSDPIHGGNKNAAAWKMIGFPGARADYADWVDRPGVKYNLPPVSIAGPQG